The Halichondria panicea chromosome 17, odHalPani1.1, whole genome shotgun sequence DNA segment GAGTCTTGTAATGAATGTCGATTGATATAATCAGTTTTTGTAGGGATGTGTAGTAGTAGTGGCCATTTTGAAAGGAATAAAATCGTGGGACGCTTCGTAGCATTATAAATACAATGATTCCCAACAATATACTGGCATTTCTAACAAAAATATACCAAAAAAAGAAAGAACTTATCTGATCTGATGTGCAACCTTGTGGCAACTGGTCAACCCCAAAGGAAACAGCATTGACCTCAACACACGCAGAACCAACAGCAATCAATAAGATACATATGATTGGTAGAAATATTCTGCCAACTAAATCATCCGAGTCAACCTTTAAATCACGATTGATTATGATTACAGAAAGGTTAATGCAAATGAAGCCTAATGCAAAAGCAATTAGCCACAGTCCAATTTTGATAACCTTGTGTCTTCCCCAAAAAGTATCAGCTAGAACACCTGCCAATGGATAAAAGAGCCGACCAAGAGAGTTGTACACAAGTGAGTATACAAAACTTCCCCAAACTTGCTTGCTTTCATCTTTAAAGAGTAGCTCCCGGATGCCTTTCGTTGCACAATAAAGGGCAAAACTCTCAAGAAAGTAAACAAACAATAACAACAGCAATCCTTTTCCTTGGGGCAATGGACGCCTGGCACATGAAGCTCTACATCCACCCAAATTATCACTAAAAGTATCACTGTTCAGACTGCTAGTTTCATCATATGACTGCAGCAGGGATGATCTTTCAGTCAAATCCTTAGTCCTGCCCGAATCTCTCTTCCTATATCCCGACATGTTTTTTAGTTGACAAGTACCTAGTAGATCTACCTTTCTCTCAGGCTAGGCTCTacatagttgggcgtggccccaccctggacgcgaacgtagggttgggcaccactgcaatgtcaggtttgTTCCACCGGCACTTAActttagggtgtggctaagcatgAAATGATTAATTCCAAGTGGTCGGTAACCGCAAAGCTCAGTTAGAATGCTACTGCTGGAGTCATTTTTGCATACCACTAGCTCTAACTGACCTGGCGTGTTCCTGGATCAAGCTGGCTTGTCtactattgttgcattttgatttAACTAAAGAGAATTACTAGTTACTGACTCGTTCATTAATGAGCCACGCCTTCacacttgaactctgcaatctgattgggctgcaaattttttttttttattttttattaaACAAATTTATGCATACAGCAAAGGTAACAAAAAATAGCAGAATAGTAGCTAATTCAAATCAGTTACCTAACAAAAACAATACACAACAACCGACATGTACACTTAATTAATCTACAGTAACTTATTTTTAAAGAATGCAAGTGATAATTATGCCAACTGTGTCAAAACCTAAACTATTCCAGGCTGTAATAGTATCTGCGAAGAAGGAAAATTTGAAGTTATTAGATGTCGCGAATGGGACCGAAAGCTGTGTAGTGTTCAGATGTCTTAATTGGTAAGGCTGGACTTTAATGGTGAACGGAAGATTCGGATAGGTTATGTCCCCTGATATGATCTTGAAGAGTAGGTAGAGTCTGACTATGCTCCGACGCATAGCTAGCGTTTTTATGTTGCACATGGTTAGCAGTGTCTCATAATTCTCATCCCATTTCTTTGTGCACACTTTGAGGGCAAACTTCTGGGTGTCCTCCAGTAACTTGATGTCCTTAACCAAGTGGGGACTCCAGACAGCAGAGGCGTATTCTAAGTGAGGTCTAATTAGTGATTTGTATAATTTTGAGGTAGAGTCAGGTTTCGAGTATTTGTAAAAGCTCCTGTGGAGCATGCCAATAAGTTTTCTCGATTTATTGCATGTAGAAGTAATATGCTTGGTCCAGGAGAAATCACTTGAAAAGTTGACACCAATTAAGGTATTTGAAAACATCTACTCTTGAGAGAGAAAAATTGTCGTCAATAGTAAGAGTGGAGTTCGGAAGTGTGGGTGAGTGTTTCCTAGAGAAGGTCATGTAGCAACATTTTTGAACGTTTAACTTCAAGTAATTGTGGGATATCCAGTTACAGAGTGAGTTCTTCACATCATCCTGGAGTTTTGAGTAGTCAGATTGTGAACTGATTGACCTGTAGAGCGCGATGTCGTCAGCATACATTGCCATGCTGCTCCATGACACACAGTTGGCAGCCTTGTCAATATAGATTAGGAAGAGTAGAGGGCCAAGAATAGACCCCTGAGGGACTCCTGAAATCACAGGTATAGGAGGCTTGATTCTACACCATCAAGAACAACCAGCTGGAGCCTTCCCGATAGATAGCTTTCAATCCATTTGGTGATGAATGGGTTTAATCCAATTTCTTTTAGTTTGTTTAGCAAAGGAAGGTGAGGGACTGAGTCAAAGGCCTTGCTGAGATCGAAAAACACAGAACACATCTCTTTACCCCCATCCAGGGATTCAAGGCAGTCGTGTGAAAAAGATATGAGGGCTGCAGTTGTGGATTTCCCCGCAGTGAATCCCCATTGTTGAGAGGACAGGGGAGAGTTAGTATTGAGGTGGGTTGACATGACGCTCAGTATGTGCCTCTCCAGAATTTTGCTGATGACAGGCAGAATAGATATTGGTCTATAGTTAGCAGGATTTTCTCTGTCACCAGACTTTGGGATTGGGACCACACGGGCGAACTTCCAGTCTCTGGGAACCTTACCAGTTTTGATAGAGAGATCGAAAAGTTTGGAGAGGAGGCTAGGGGTTATAGAATGTGCAGTGTTTTTTAGCATTAGAGCTGAGATGCCGTCCGCTCCAGTTGATTTTTTTACATCCAGCGTAGTGAGAAGTGGAAGAAGTATATCCTCTGAGCAAAGGAAATCATCAGGTAAATTAGACAGAGTATTAGTGTCAAACAGGCTGTTTCCTGGTAAATTGCCAGAATGGTTGTTGAAGTTTTTGAAGAATTGTTCATTGAGAATGTTTGCTTTAGCTCGGctatagctgggtattgaaataacagttgatcttttttagcaacattttctggttacttttctcatttcccccctctacttcaaaatcctgcaTGACATGCACCCTGCTAGACTAGTATAGACTATCACAGGTATATAAACATGAAAACCCATATACTTCAAAATAGTAGGAACTACATATATTTAGTGtaaaagcatgcatgcaggcacacCCTAACTATTGTGGAAAAAAAATATTTTGTGCATGTAGTCTGTTCGTCAAATCCTCTTCATCCACAGCTGGTCTGCGACGGTTTCGATAGAGCCACACGACAATTGCAAATGCCAGTGATCCTAGAGCAGCAAGGATTGTGAGAAAGACGTAAAACCATAAAATGTAGTCAGTGACTTTGTCTTTTTCTTGAGGATCAGTAAGGAGGAAGTAAAATACAGTGCTGGAGATGCCACCAGATACTCCAAAAATAAAATAGAACAGTCCAGTTAGAAGTCCTTTCATGGGGCTCTGGAGCTTGAGCATAAATGAATTCCAAACCTATACAGACAAAAAAAAACATTCAGCTATAAAGTAAATGTACTTTTCATGTTAAAACTTACAAGAGACAAAGGTAATAGTTTCTGCCACTGAAATTACAATAGCCGGCAGAAGGAGCCATTGCTGTCAATCTGCACAGTTGCTTGGAGGATTACAGCTATCAAAATCGCTATGAGGTTAAAAATTAGACCAATAGCTAACCTGAGTTTTAAGGACATGCTCAAAAGAGGGAATAAAGGCAAGGCCACatggtagcctcgatcccaggccgagttttcgcttttataacggttaggcgaacccTAACtttagttgttcgcctaaccgttataaaagcgaaaactcggcctgggatcgaggctaggccaTATGGTTGAAGAATGGAATAAGTATAACAATCGTGATAGTATTAACCAAATCGTTGAGATAAGGAGCTATAATGTGGTAAAAGTCGCCAAGCTTCAATACATTTTTGTTTTCAAATTGTAATGAGAGCATCGAGGAAGCCTGTGAAAacacaatataattttatCTATTACAATATTCTAGCTGACTTACCCCACTATTAGATGCCAAATATCCCCCCAGAGAAAATATGAGAAACAGGATTTGATAGAAGGACTTCACATTTTCAACTTCTTCAGCCTCAAATATACCATCGAATTCCTTTTTTGCCAGTTCAATTCGAGGCTGTCTAGCTTCTCCGTAGCGAAATGTTCTCCTGTAAACGGGAGGGTGTCTTTTCACGGTTAAACTGTACCAACTGACATTAATGATTGTCTTGACAGGGTTTTCAGGTTGGGAATTCTTGAAGTACCAATTATGCTTGAAAATATGCAGAAGTAGACTACAGACAATAGCACCAACAGCTATTAAAATAACGATTAGAGTCTTGTAATGTAAGTTGATTAGATCTTGAAGGGATGTGTAGTAGTAATGGCCCTCTTCAAAATCTAACTTTGGGACACCTTCTAGAAGTAAAAACACAGTGACTGCCAACAATGTACTGGCATTTCGAGTGAAATAATACCAAAAAAAGTAAGAGCTTATCTGGTCTGATGCGCAACCTTGTGGCAACTGGTCAACCCTAAAGGAAATAGCATTGACTTCAACGCATGCAGAACCAATAGCAATCAATAAAATGCATATGATGGGTAGAAATATCCGGCCAACTGATTCAGACACACTATCGATTATTGAAAGGTTAATACAAATGATGCCTAATGCAAAAGCAATTAGCCACAATCCAATCTTGATAACATTGTATCTTCCTCAAAAAGTATCAGCTAAAACACCAGCCAATGGATAAAAAAGACGACCAAGAGAGTTGTACAAAAGCGAGTATAGAAAACTTCCCAATGCTTGATTGATTTCATCCTTAAAGAGGAGCTCTTGAATGATCTTGGTCGCACAATAAAAGGCAAAACTCTCAATAAAGTAAACAAACAATAACAAAAGCAATCCTTTTCCTCCAGGCAATGGACGCCTGGCACATGAAGCTCTACAGCGACCAAAAGTGGGACTGCTTACACTACTAAGTCTTGCGATAGGGGTTTGTAAGAGGGGTGACCCTTCTGTCAAATCCTTAGCTTTCCCACCACTCATCTTCTGTGAGTCTGTTTCTGACTTGCTTTTCTTGAGTCCAATAGCAATATACAATATAGAGAGCTAGCTGAAAGAAACTAAACAAGTGGTAGATCTataaagtgggtggggctttTGTGCATGCGATCTATTATCTATAGATCtcatgcctcggtgcgcatgcgccgcGTACGCGTGTGTCTGTAGATTGCAGCTAGCTGCTCATAGATTTGCAAAAGAATGCTTTGTTTTCTCGAGATAATTTATGCCTACATATCGGCTGGTCCACGAGACTCATTAGCAAAGGGACTTGCAAGCTATGCCACTCCACTACTGAGGACATGATGCACTTCCTATTGGTCTGCCCAGCTCTCCAGAGTACCAGGGAAATGTTGCTAtcaagccccccccccctcatgCTGTCTGCCTACATCTCCTCTCCAAACCTGCTAATAAGCTACCTGCTCGGCACATCCTGGCTTGATGACCTCCCAACTCAAAAATACGCAGTGAATTACATAAGTACACGGGCTCAGAAAAGCCCGTGCAGACCTGATTATGCAATAATGACATAACCACCATGTTGCCAAACACTGGCAAGAaatacaaagaagaagaagactacagtagaacctcgattatccagacaccttggttccagacgcatgccggataagtgaatatgccggataatcaaatagataaaccacgccttgatccacccactttattgataaacgcATGGTTGTATGCGCAcggcatgcgcagaagataagcaggcatgtctccatggaaACAGCTAcaccgcgcatgcgcatttgagggacacgcccattttctgaattatttaatctgattaaaaagaaaactgccaagctggataatcgaggttccggatatagtctcatgaatcagccgccgttcttttggaaccaccaaaagaacggcggctgattcattccggataatggagggccggataatgggggttctactgtactgcgGCAGTGCCATTAGTCaattggcatcgatcgtttttaacaacaatcatcatcACCCACTATTTGAGCTACCTATGCAGCAAAATCTATTaaatagtagctttatgttatattagctttggcacctcacCAGGCATcggcacctgcggtgctttcattaataggTGTACTCCTCTTTTTTTGGTCTAGTCTCGTGGACCAGCCGATATCAGGGTCtgggttagcctcgatcccaggccgcacttccctgGGTCCGCAAGACTATTTTTGGTCTGGGAGATAATAATGATAAAAATACAGTGGGCACTGATATAGGGCAATATGTAGctatttagatcatgtttgccataaatactgcaatttgattggctaaaggaagtgttctatccaacttagaaaatcatgtacataCTTAGAAAAttatgtacttacttagaaaatcatgtatttcacttagaaaatcatgtagcaaagattagataagaacattcaaatctgattggctaaatactcaggTTGCTAtaatctaaaatgcttagacactgtttaggaagtttccacatgatttagaagtcctcagggctagtagaaccctcactgcgttcgggatactacaaccagccctttgggcttctaaatcatgtagaaacttcctaaacagtgtctaactattatgtagactataatactCGTCACCCCGTGCGTGAGCTTCATTGCACCGAAACCGTTTATCGGTACCGTATACCTTATTAATAGGGATACACAGGGTGCTAAAATTGAAGGATCCCGATTGAGAAGAGTcgctaacaataattataacggacAATGTCATTGAAAGGTCATTGTCAATTAATGACCTTTCACCCCAAGTTAATTAAATACCCATTATTAGAATACTCTAAGGTAATAGCTATATTTATAACCTGCTGCAAaggatatatatatagctagattcACACCTTGTATCGCAGAAGCAGAAGCCATGCAATAAGTAATAAGTAACCCAACAAATTCCTGTGGTcgacatacatgcatgtataaatgtACCAAGTTTTGATGGGGGGGTGCATTTAATCTCATAAAACTCATAAAACTTCATCCAACTCAGTCGTAATAAATTATTGCCACAATAATAATCAGAGTGCTATAATGGCTacatgttgctatgcaaacactATAAGTATAACATGTAGACAAGCTGAATATATCTATAAAATAAATTTGACTTCTATATATAAATTTAATGTCCACAGTAGAGCTAACTGTATTCCAGCACTTTCTTGTGATAGAACAGAACATACCTGCAGTGGAAAAAGAGCCAAATCAACAAAATGTTGCAGTTCCAGAAATTAAATGGCTTCAGAGAtttgtctataattacatgtataagagTGAACAACATTCATTCACACTCACCCTTCACTGTTGAGCACTTCCTCGAGGCTAGCTTTAGTGATCCAGGCATCGTCACACTTAAACCACTGGTTCTGTTGCTGTCTGATATAGCAGGTGTAGTGTCCATTGTGCAGGGAGCCACTGTGGTTCACCACCGCAAACAGAGAGTACctggggaggggagggggtacaGCCATAGTAACAGTCGTGTCGTATAAAGTGtagcatattattattaatattaAACAGCCACAAATCGACAGTGTCTAGTGTATGCGCCAAATGCCTGTATACCTGTTGTCACAGCTAGAGGAGCTCCTAGCCATGAAGGGTGTCATGTCCAGCTCCAGGGCAAACTGAATGAAGTTGCAGATCTTCCTCGAGCAAAGCGAGTGCTCAAACCTCTACACATAACAAGAATAATTTATAGTTAAATACCTAAACacaatgtgcatgtatttacacagtgcatgtgctaGCATAATAATGGCTGTAGAGAAAGGAACTTGTGCTCATGCTGTGAGGTCATAAGTTTTAGGTATATacaatacacataattatacatgtacatgtataattataatgctagcTAGTGCAATGTAAGCAGATTTTTACCTTGAGGTGAAAACAGGCGACAATAGGTAACTTCTTGACAGTAAGTCGTTTAGTGAATTGCTGCAATTAATACAAGAGAGTGCCATTAATTCGCAGTTAAAAGACAATTATGCAGCTAACTGAATGTGACAATCACCTGATAGCTCCGACAGCGACTGCATTTGATCTTACACTCTAGACCCATGACCTCTGGCCTTGTGAATCTGGAGAGGGAAATTATACGATAAGTGTATTAGCAGCTTAAACTTTTAGCTGTCACTactaccatagattgaaaaggaaggggattggaaacgaccaggccacCCTGTGTCAACAGGTGAAACACTCCGCAttatgatttcgcgctcgcgaaTATTTTAGTTTTTACTGTACTcgggttgtatttcaactgtttctagctatCCTATCCACTATCTATCACTCAgaagctgggaggtactctagagaagtaagtttacaccactgacaagctctaagtcccttgtctttactctgtttttacttttgttgagtttagcttgaaatactccatgtcaacttttctctttccctgctgtgaagtcaaaacagcaaaggacattgcttgacttggttattatgtatctaagtgctatatagaatggtttcatgctatggataagctgtactgttcataaacgtttgcagtatagtccttcaaactgttttagtatacttttagagacaccacgggccttgacctcccacgacttcatagtaagagctgttccttcttgtatagcatttatttgtttagtgatagtggctgcgttgcttagtctaccttttagagctagattctctttactttttaacattaaaagtgatcaatttcaccatttctatgtataacacattgtatggcagcaagacaggtaatgagcatgctgactataaatataatcctttgtagttttagccacatcCTATAACGcagagtgtttcacgcaaacattttcgtttccaatccccttccttttcaatctatgctatTACAAAGTGCATAAACTTCATGGGCATCCAGGAAAGTACCCCCTGCCCTCCATAGGGTAAACACACCTCTCTAGACAGCCGGAGAGGGTGGCGGGCACGCTCGAGAGGAGGGTCTCCCCTGAGGTGGTGGGAGGAGGCAAGAGTATCATTACACTTATGGATGATGACCTGCAAGCCAGTATATAGGGAAGCCATGCCTAACATGGATCTCTCACATAATACCCTATTATAATGCATACTATATATACCAGAATAGTCTATTAAAACGATaacttctataattatacaatactTTGTCCTCTACCTGTACTTCATTTGGAGACTATTCTATTGCAGTAGTCACCTCACACTACATATAATTACATTACGGTCTCATAACTCTACCATTGCTAACTACATCGACCCTGGTAATAGCTTGGGTTGGCTACCAGCACCATTGACCGAATAACAGTCTACACAGTGTAATACTACCCATTGTCAGATTACAAATGCCTATAGACCAAAAATGTTTAGAGTGTATGTTTACAGtgcgtacgtacatgtactcaccGCCGGCTTCCATGGAAGTACTTGATCTGTTAACGACGGTACTAGGAGCCAGGTCCAGAGAGATATCTCGGAATGGGTCTACAGTAGTAGATACTGCCCTACAATGGAGAATATCAAAACATGGattgtgtagctctttgaGAGCTCCGAAAACACGATCAAAAATCTATGGGTTGGCTAAAATTCATCCTGCTAGACAAGCTTCTTTTATTGAAAATGGGTACATCTACCATAGTGTTAGTACTGTGAGCTTACTTGCAGCTTTGGCACGTGACATCAGATTGTAGCCTCCCGGCAAATGTCTGGTCCACTATACACCGACAGAGCCCAGGCCCGTTGGCTACGTTGGGTGTCTGGCCCCCCAGGTGGTGATGAAGGACGTCTAGTGCAGAGATGAAGAATTCGTGGGCGTCCTGCTGTTCGTAGCCGGCAAGGTGGCGGGCATGCGTCCATATAAGGTGGAGGAGCCTGTACGGGATGTGGGGGGTGCTCTGTCCAGAGTAGAActgtgagggagggaggggtggAATTTACTTTAATGAACCAAGTAATATTGAACTGTCAACAACCATTAAAACACTTGATCTGTATTGTTTGTatacagaggaggtccgacaggcgcggtgcagctcaagcaattagcctctgattacactcagcaaaacatacgacgtgggcagATAATTAATTGCtcaatcagaggctaattgcttgagctgcaccacacctgtcgtacctcctctggtttgtATATGGACCATACGATTACTGACTAGATAAActacgccttgatccacccaatAAACAGCGGTGCAAATTTAGTGTACTCGGCTTTTGCTGTCCATAATAACAGCCCATTTTCCGACAAAATTGCCAAGCCAGATAATTAAGGTTCTGGGTAATCGAGGTCCAAATAAtcaaggttctactgtactgtaccctcAAAAGAAAAGTGAGATCTTTGTAAGTGATTATCTTATCTTAGTCTGTAGACCAAAACAGGAGTGCATGACCAAAAGCAAAGCAAAACTTGCAAAGCGTCAAATATTTATTATGCAAACATCCTTTATTACATCTCACCTGTTGGAAGAGGTTTCCCagctcacacactacacactgtgtctgtgtgggaTCATTGAAGCATTTGTGACTGTCAGAGAGGAAGAAATCCCTCAGTACTGGAGTGTGGACAAGGGCTTGGAGGATAGAGTTCATAAAGCATGTGTTGCCAAGGTTATACAGTCCTCGGAGGCctgagtttgtgtgtgtaggagggaAGCATCGATATAAAGGCTTTGGAATGCGTTTCCCACTATTAACCTAGACCTATCTAAGTGAAAGTTTATAATTACTATTTGCTTGTAAAACATTTCATAATGAAAAGTAGTATTCAaaataagcataattattgtaccgaTTGTTGATCCAGGCTCAACTTTGCGTCTCTTTGGGTTTTGCTTGAGTAGGTCAATCTCGTCTTTAGTTGGTTCCCAGGCCACGTACATGACAGGTTGTCGGCTCACGTGATACTTTTTGTGAGCCAGCTGCTGTTCTAGCGAGTGGCTGATTTCGTCCAGAGCAGCATCGTACACGTAGTCCTTACACTTGAAGCAGTAGACAGTTCCGTAGTTGAGCtcaacagctgtgtgtgtgtggtgagggggtgtaAGGGGATGCATTCTTGTGTCGGAACAGAATTGGGGAACAAAGTTTTGCAAAGGTGGCCTTATTGaagggttgttttgtacacaaactattCATTTGGGAATGTGTATTTTTAAAACACGCACCAttctgtacacgtacatgcattTAAAGGCTGCCTTGCACGCGGTACATTAATGATAGAGTAGATAATACTCTTGATGATACGTACCTACTAGTACATTAGAACTGGAGTATGTAAAAGAAATACAAATATGCATCCTCTCTCTTTCTCACCAAAGATATGACCTGTGTTCTTGGTGTGCACTTGCATGTGATTGTCAGGTGACATGCAACCAAAGTAGACGCACGACAGACACGTGTGAAGCCGTGCAGTGAAGCAGTGACACACATTGCAAACACAAGACttcgactgtgtgtgtgtgtgggaatgGTAAGTATAAAATATAGGCATAGGAACACGCTATAAGTAAAGGAATGGCTCA contains these protein-coding regions:
- the LOC135351422 gene encoding uncharacterized protein LOC135351422 yields the protein MSGGKAKDLTEGSPLLQTPIARLRRYNVIKIGLWLIAFALGIICINLSIIDSVSESVGRIFLPIICILLIAIGSACVEVNAISFRVDQLPQGCASDQISSYFFWYYFTRNASTLLAVTVFLLLEGVPKLDFEEGHYYYTSLQDLINLHYKTLIVILIAVGAIVCSLLLHIFKHNWYFKNSQPENPVKTIINVSWYSLTVKRHPPVYRRTFRYGEARQPRIELAKKEFDGIFEAEEVENVKSFYQILFLIFSLGGYLASNSGVWNSFMLKLQSPMKGLLTGLFYFIFGVSGGISSTVFYFLLTDPQEKDKVTDYILWFYVFLTILAALGSLAFAIVVWLYRNRRRPAVDEEDLTNRLHAQNIFFPQ
- the LOC135351438 gene encoding ubiquitin carboxyl-terminal hydrolase 22-A-like; its protein translation is MSELAKGCSHFDEFKKNNGVQSYRIIYQYLVKPTPEARKLKSKSCVCNVCHCFTARLHTCLSCVYFGCMSPDNHMQVHTKNTGHIFAVELNYGTVYCFKCKDYVYDAALDEISHSLEQQLAHKKYHVSRQPVMYVAWEPTKDEIDLLKQNPKRRKVEPGSTIGLRGLYNLGNTCFMNSILQALVHTPVLRDFFLSDSHKCFNDPTQTQCVVCELGNLFQQFYSGQSTPHIPYRLLHLIWTHARHLAGYEQQDAHEFFISALDVLHHHLGGQTPNVANGPGLCRCIVDQTFAGRLQSDVTCQSCKAVSTTVDPFRDISLDLAPSTVVNRSSTSMEAGGETLLSSVPATLSGCLERFTRPEVMGLECKIKCSRCRSYQQFTKRLTVKKLPIVACFHLKRFEHSLCSRKICNFIQFALELDMTPFMARSSSSCDNRYSLFAVVNHSGSLHNGHYTCYIRQQQNQWFKCDDAWITKASLEEVLNSEGYVLFYHKKVLEYS